GCGGCCAGCTGGGTCAGCACGACCGATGACGAGATTCTTGTTCTCGTGGCCCAGCATGCCGCCACAGCGCACGGGATCACGACGGTGACTGACGAGCTGGTCGCGAGCATCACCGACCGGATCGTGACCGTCTCCTGACGCACGCCCTGTCCGACGCGGACTGGACCGCCCTGCTGGACGCCGTCGGCGCCGGAACCGGGGTGTCGGCCGCCTTCCAACCGATCGTCGACACCGCCCGCGGCGTCGTGGTGGGGTTCGAGGGCCTGGCCCGCTTCGAGATGCCCGACGGCGCCGGTGTGGAGGACCTGTTCGCGCGGGCGCGCGCGACGGGCCGTGCCGCGGAGATCGAGGCAGCTTGCCTGCGCGTGATCCTCGCCGAACGAGGGACGCTGCCGGCCAATTGCTTCCTCACCGTGAACGTGTCGCCGCCGGTGCTCCGGGCCGAGGTCATCCGCGCGGTCTGGCGGGAGCACCCCGATCTGCAGGGCGTCTTCGTGGAGCTCACCG
This is a stretch of genomic DNA from Cryobacterium soli. It encodes these proteins:
- a CDS encoding DUF1059 domain-containing protein translates to MKSFACGDVVPGCAASWVSTTDDEILVLVAQHAATAHGITTVTDELVASITDRIVTVS